A single Nostoc sp. PCC 7107 DNA region contains:
- a CDS encoding NAD-dependent epimerase/dehydratase family protein — protein sequence MAKIIVTGAAGFIGSHITEVLLQQGEEVIGIDEFNDYYDPIFKRKNVAHLSCWPNFKLIEGNIQFLDWQTLLQDVEIIYHQAAQAGVRASWGDGFRAYTERNINSTQVLLEAAKDAKKLKRLVFASTSSVYGDAETLPTHESICPHPVSPYGITKLAAERLCGLYQKNFNVPIVALRYFTVYGPRQRPDMAFHKFFKAVLQDQAIPIYGDGQQTRDFTFVSDVVAANLAAANITEAVGKILNIGGGSRVVLTEVLDTMAEIVGKPIQKNYIEKAMGDARHTAADISQAQKILGYQPQVSLREGLAQEWQWVKGLY from the coding sequence ATGGCGAAAATTATTGTGACGGGAGCGGCAGGTTTTATTGGTTCTCACATTACAGAAGTGCTGCTACAACAAGGAGAAGAAGTAATCGGTATTGATGAATTTAATGATTACTACGATCCAATATTCAAACGTAAGAATGTTGCTCATTTAAGCTGCTGGCCGAACTTTAAATTAATTGAAGGAAATATTCAGTTTTTGGATTGGCAAACCTTACTCCAAGATGTGGAAATTATTTACCATCAAGCAGCACAAGCAGGAGTTAGGGCTAGTTGGGGTGATGGTTTCCGTGCTTATACTGAACGTAATATCAATTCTACACAAGTTTTATTAGAAGCAGCCAAGGATGCAAAAAAACTCAAAAGATTGGTGTTTGCTTCCACATCTAGTGTTTATGGTGATGCGGAAACTTTACCAACTCATGAAAGCATTTGTCCCCATCCGGTTTCACCCTATGGCATTACTAAGTTAGCCGCAGAACGTTTGTGTGGGCTATATCAGAAAAACTTTAATGTGCCGATTGTGGCATTACGCTATTTTACAGTGTATGGGCCGAGACAACGCCCAGATATGGCATTTCATAAATTTTTCAAAGCTGTTTTGCAGGATCAAGCAATTCCAATTTATGGGGATGGACAGCAGACACGAGACTTTACTTTTGTGAGTGATGTTGTTGCGGCAAATTTGGCTGCGGCTAATATAACGGAAGCAGTTGGTAAAATTTTAAACATTGGTGGTGGTAGCCGAGTTGTGTTAACAGAAGTTTTGGACACAATGGCAGAAATTGTCGGTAAACCTATTCAGAAAAACTACATTGAAAAAGCAATGGGAGATGCACGCCACACTGCGGCCGATATATCCCAAGCCCAGAAAATTTTGGGATATCAGCCGCAAGTGTCGCTGCGGGAAGGATTAGCACAAGAATGGCAGTGGGTGAAAGGATTATATTAA
- a CDS encoding CHAT domain-containing protein encodes MFCREARVRKRHYKLQIKPMHFKLCKYALIALLTTTISINLDLPKLNFLLNSNLVASAQTPNPRKAEADRLLDQGVQQYQISQFEAALQSWQQALNIYREIQDRQGEGKALGNLGVAYDLLGNYPKAIEYQQQRLAIAREIKDRRGEGNALGNLGNAYYSLGDYPKVIDYQQQSLAIAREIKDRLGEGNALGNLGNAYYSLGDYPKVIDYQQQSLAIAREIKDRRGEGQSLGNLGNAYYSLGDYPKVIDYQQQSLAIAREIKDRRGEGQSLGNLGNAYYSLGDYPKVIDYQQQSLAIAREIKDRLGEGQSLGNLGLAYVSLGDYPKVIDYQQQRLAIAREIKDRLGEGNALGNLGNVYYLLGDYPKAIEYQQQRLAIAREIKDRLGEGIALNNLGLAFYKSGNLPAAEKTLYEGIQVRESLRDQKLNDTNKVSIFEQQSRTYRILQKVLIAQNKTDAALEISERGRARAFVELLSSRLNKDSNEMKLLSAPTIGEIKQIAKQQNATLVQYSIIYDDFKVEGKEQTQESELYIWVIKPNGKVTFHSQDLKPLWQKQNTNLENLVKSILGTNTRLWKKPLQQLHEILIQPIAQELPKDPNAHIIFIPQASLFFVPFPALKDADNKYLIEKHTILTAPSIQVLDLTHKQRLQTRNTSNQNALVVGNPIMPRVAYKPGDKPEQLEALPGAEIEAKEIARLLNTKAIVGKDATKNQILKLLPKARIIHLATHGWADDIRGLGSWIALAPNPKNQQETGNGLLTAEEILDLKLQAELFVISACETGRGRITGDGVIGLSRSIISAGVPSVLVSLWLVPDEETQLLMTEFYQHLQKNPDKAQALRQAMLGRIKENSLPINWAAFTLIGEA; translated from the coding sequence GTGTTTTGTAGAGAAGCACGAGTCCGCAAGCGTCATTACAAATTACAAATTAAACCCATGCACTTCAAACTCTGCAAATATGCCCTCATCGCCTTGCTGACTACAACTATCAGCATCAACTTAGATTTACCCAAACTAAATTTTCTCCTCAATTCCAACTTAGTCGCTTCAGCACAAACCCCAAACCCACGCAAAGCCGAAGCAGATAGACTGTTAGACCAAGGTGTTCAGCAGTATCAAATCAGTCAATTTGAAGCAGCATTACAGTCTTGGCAACAAGCACTCAATATTTATCGTGAAATTCAAGACCGTCAAGGTGAGGGTAAAGCACTAGGAAATCTCGGTGTTGCTTACGATTTACTAGGAAACTACCCCAAAGCCATAGAATACCAGCAGCAGAGATTAGCCATCGCCCGTGAAATCAAAGACCGTCGTGGTGAAGGTAATGCACTAGGCAATCTCGGTAATGCCTACTATTCACTAGGAGACTACCCAAAAGTCATTGACTACCAGCAGCAAAGTTTAGCCATCGCCCGTGAAATCAAAGACCGTCTTGGTGAAGGTAATGCACTAGGCAATCTCGGTAATGCCTACTATTCACTAGGAGACTACCCAAAAGTCATTGACTACCAGCAGCAAAGTTTAGCCATCGCCCGTGAAATCAAAGACCGTCGTGGTGAAGGACAGTCACTCGGAAATCTCGGTAATGCCTACTATTCACTAGGAGACTACCCAAAAGTCATTGACTACCAGCAGCAAAGTTTAGCCATCGCCCGTGAAATCAAAGACCGTCGTGGTGAAGGACAGTCACTCGGAAATCTCGGTAATGCCTACTATTCACTAGGAGACTACCCAAAAGTCATTGACTACCAGCAGCAAAGTTTAGCCATCGCCCGTGAAATCAAAGACCGTCTTGGTGAAGGACAGTCACTCGGAAATCTCGGTCTTGCTTACGTCTCTCTAGGAGACTACCCAAAAGTCATTGACTACCAGCAGCAGAGATTAGCCATTGCCCGTGAAATCAAAGACCGTCTTGGTGAAGGTAATGCACTAGGCAATCTCGGTAATGTTTACTATCTTCTAGGAGACTACCCAAAAGCAATTGAATACCAGCAGCAAAGATTAGCCATCGCCCGTGAAATCAAAGACCGTCTGGGTGAGGGTATAGCTTTAAACAATTTAGGACTGGCTTTCTACAAATCTGGTAATCTCCCCGCAGCCGAGAAAACACTGTATGAAGGAATTCAAGTTCGGGAATCTCTGCGGGATCAAAAATTAAATGATACTAATAAAGTCTCTATTTTCGAGCAACAAAGTCGCACTTACCGCATTTTACAAAAAGTCCTCATCGCTCAAAATAAAACCGATGCAGCTTTAGAAATATCCGAACGCGGACGCGCCAGAGCGTTTGTTGAATTACTCTCATCTCGCTTGAATAAAGATAGCAACGAAATGAAATTGCTCTCCGCACCAACAATAGGTGAGATAAAACAAATTGCCAAACAGCAAAACGCTACCTTAGTGCAGTACTCAATTATTTACGATGACTTCAAGGTAGAAGGTAAAGAACAAACGCAAGAATCAGAACTGTATATTTGGGTAATCAAACCTAACGGTAAAGTCACATTTCACAGCCAAGACCTTAAACCATTGTGGCAAAAACAAAACACCAACCTGGAAAATTTAGTTAAAAGTATTCTTGGTACAAACACTCGTCTTTGGAAAAAACCTCTACAGCAACTCCATGAAATTCTGATTCAACCAATCGCCCAAGAATTACCCAAAGACCCTAATGCTCATATTATTTTTATTCCTCAAGCATCTCTATTTTTTGTGCCTTTCCCAGCCTTAAAAGATGCAGACAATAAATACCTCATTGAAAAACATACCATCCTCACTGCACCGTCAATTCAAGTATTAGATTTAACTCATAAACAAAGGCTCCAAACACGAAACACATCAAATCAAAATGCCTTAGTTGTTGGTAATCCCATCATGCCCCGTGTCGCTTACAAACCTGGGGACAAACCAGAACAATTAGAAGCTTTACCCGGTGCAGAAATTGAAGCTAAAGAAATTGCGCGGCTATTAAATACCAAAGCCATCGTCGGTAAAGATGCAACCAAAAACCAAATTTTAAAACTGCTACCAAAAGCCCGAATTATTCATTTAGCAACTCATGGATGGGCTGATGATATTCGCGGTTTAGGCAGTTGGATTGCATTAGCACCAAACCCAAAAAATCAACAAGAAACAGGTAATGGCTTACTCACTGCTGAAGAAATATTAGATTTAAAACTGCAAGCCGAATTATTTGTCATCAGTGCTTGTGAAACTGGAAGGGGACGCATCACCGGTGATGGTGTGATTGGTTTATCTCGTTCGATAATTTCTGCTGGTGTTCCCAGTGTGTTAGTTTCCCTGTGGTTAGTTCCCGATGAAGAAACGCAGTTACTCATGACTGAGTTTTATCAACATCTGCAAAAAAATCCAGATAAAGCCCAAGCATTACGCCAAGCCATGTTAGGCAGAATTAAAGAAAATTCTCTACCAATTAACTGGGCAGCATTTACACTAATAGGCGAAGCGTAA
- a CDS encoding DUF2157 domain-containing protein: MSSSPERPLKIHLTLPSSHPQLLEGLDLWLRLGLISDAQVKQLCREYLTCAVVLQPQGAPEPQVAVATPRQAEKPLIAYSPPPPKQPTQPNFVTQMLQSLGEELSVRWLLFLGVFLVVLSSGVLAASQWERFPAAGQYGVLFVYTLTFWGLSFWTAKQANLRLTTQTLLIVTLFLVPVNFWAMDSFGLWQNPLNWLTVAIAAPTLTFITVLLCQNRTVFPNSRISKLPLINILALSYLHWGWKIKVFPLIAVYAAMIGTTLLTVYYIRRQQRINAENQLSLFVTVIVYSLILLLSRAIFVAGVNVTQLGLAIGVCGWLITWLVQQQEADGRGQEAEVYNTQHPALNTFWELLGGILLFLGWAVAVVDYPGQALAVSGLALWYVSQRLQRYNLNFDLAALFAIGLQSIWLGWRLVPLGMQQWTIAIATNLTQAQNEPWALLSLALFPYLIFMVWLGDRLRHTEKRDLANFGEALALLFGTSLTTIATINPTLRSLNLVFSTITLVVVTKRRSPSSTPLIYLTHALGLLAIFSVIDWLLPNLSYYYWAGILLTLMLAEWGFSLGSGVWQRSAWYFGLGLSIFSFFLLCVNLLSSWNGVTFSQAHWGVMWLITPLSLTILASRTTAQRRTIRSFLSLLAVVMVQLLTIPLPETRLIGLAVGVGVMYVNTRYLRNQPTAGFTIGLGLSFVAALLWEGIPGLPHLAIAGWLVVGAIATLSLWLMRKVLQQRNHELADIYADASDKWAIALCFTTLLSLTIHSFFVYDAAVTPGVWYLVASAITLVAITYRSWREPTDWAFYAIGWCVELFLAEVLAFGERSTIRVAIANIALGLFTQLLGEWWRRRYQPEKLPSSLHILPLVYGAFSVVLRLNAFTEWTGLFTLGVALIIIGVGRRHPDFKPLLYFGIIGVSISAYELLFYQMFQATGGGFGDALIAMSTLGTSIMLVYSRLSPWLSQYLRLSRAEIQGIAHLHWAWSSVLLMAAITLPIQSNRLVGLGTGALLIVYAIFQGRGTSNSPRVLGRITVEEMWVYLGLLEAAGMRVYWRETAVGQWITGPLVPWNGAIACLTAYFLYSLPWENWGWSKRPWQLAAYILPLIILWETRLPVYPMTLLIVAGFYLILAKVSNNIRVTYISVALIDWALFKWLHQLNLTDALWYFTASGLSLLYIAQIDPQLKLPEYKSSRHIVRLVGMSLICGWALFFHQNRVFIPGIFSLIAIFAGLALRIRAFLYVGTATFLITSIYQLVILSLNYPFLKWVIGLLLGILLIYIAANFETHRTQINSLLRNRSHELDQWE, translated from the coding sequence ATGTCATCGTCCCCAGAGCGCCCGTTAAAAATTCACCTGACTCTACCATCTTCCCATCCGCAGCTATTGGAAGGATTGGATTTATGGCTACGCTTAGGTTTAATATCTGATGCCCAAGTTAAGCAGCTATGTCGAGAATATCTCACTTGTGCAGTAGTGTTACAGCCGCAAGGCGCACCAGAACCACAGGTAGCAGTTGCAACTCCGAGACAGGCTGAAAAACCATTAATTGCTTATTCGCCACCACCGCCAAAACAGCCTACTCAACCCAATTTTGTCACTCAGATGTTGCAATCTCTGGGGGAAGAGTTGAGTGTGCGCTGGCTATTATTTTTAGGTGTATTTTTAGTCGTACTATCCTCTGGGGTATTAGCTGCAAGTCAGTGGGAAAGGTTTCCTGCTGCGGGACAGTATGGGGTTTTATTTGTCTATACTTTAACGTTTTGGGGTTTAAGTTTTTGGACTGCTAAACAAGCTAATCTGAGATTAACAACTCAGACATTGTTGATTGTCACCTTATTTCTTGTGCCTGTGAATTTTTGGGCAATGGATAGTTTCGGGTTGTGGCAAAATCCGCTTAATTGGTTGACAGTTGCGATCGCTGCTCCTACCCTAACTTTCATTACAGTTTTACTCTGCCAAAATCGTACAGTTTTTCCCAACTCCCGCATTAGCAAGTTACCCCTCATCAATATCCTGGCGTTGAGTTATTTACATTGGGGTTGGAAAATCAAGGTTTTTCCTTTAATTGCTGTGTATGCAGCGATGATTGGGACAACTCTACTGACTGTATATTACATTCGTCGCCAACAACGTATTAACGCCGAAAATCAACTCAGTTTATTTGTTACTGTCATTGTTTATTCGCTGATATTACTGCTATCACGAGCAATTTTTGTCGCTGGGGTAAATGTCACTCAACTGGGTTTAGCCATTGGTGTCTGCGGTTGGTTGATTACTTGGTTAGTACAGCAGCAGGAGGCAGACGGCAGGGGGCAGGAGGCAGAGGTATATAATACTCAGCACCCAGCACTCAATACTTTTTGGGAATTATTGGGAGGTATTTTACTCTTCCTTGGTTGGGCTGTCGCTGTAGTCGATTATCCAGGGCAAGCTTTGGCTGTGAGTGGTTTGGCTTTGTGGTATGTAAGTCAGCGTTTGCAGAGATACAACCTAAATTTTGACTTAGCGGCGTTGTTCGCTATTGGCTTACAGTCGATTTGGCTGGGTTGGCGATTAGTCCCCCTGGGAATGCAACAATGGACGATCGCAATTGCCACAAATCTCACGCAGGCGCAAAATGAACCTTGGGCGTTGCTGAGTTTGGCATTATTTCCTTATTTAATCTTTATGGTATGGTTGGGCGATCGCTTGCGTCACACCGAGAAACGAGATTTGGCGAATTTTGGCGAAGCACTCGCACTATTATTCGGCACTAGTTTAACTACTATCGCCACAATTAATCCTACTTTGCGATCGCTAAATTTAGTTTTTTCTACCATTACCCTGGTTGTTGTCACCAAACGCCGTTCACCATCTTCCACGCCTTTAATCTACCTGACTCACGCCCTAGGATTACTGGCAATTTTTTCTGTAATTGATTGGTTATTACCAAATCTCTCCTATTACTACTGGGCAGGTATTTTGTTAACCCTGATGCTGGCAGAATGGGGATTTAGTCTTGGCAGTGGTGTATGGCAACGTAGTGCATGGTATTTTGGCTTAGGATTATCGATATTCAGCTTTTTTCTCTTGTGCGTAAATCTCCTCTCATCTTGGAATGGTGTAACTTTTAGCCAAGCACATTGGGGAGTGATGTGGTTAATTACACCCTTATCTTTAACAATTTTAGCCAGTCGCACCACAGCACAACGCCGCACTATCAGAAGTTTCTTGAGTCTTCTAGCTGTAGTCATGGTGCAGTTATTAACTATCCCCCTACCCGAAACAAGATTAATTGGTTTGGCTGTGGGTGTAGGTGTGATGTATGTCAACACCCGCTATCTGAGAAATCAACCAACAGCCGGATTCACCATCGGTTTAGGACTGAGTTTTGTGGCGGCGTTGCTGTGGGAAGGTATACCGGGATTACCCCACCTAGCTATTGCCGGTTGGTTAGTAGTTGGTGCGATCGCCACTTTGAGTTTATGGTTAATGCGGAAAGTATTGCAACAACGCAACCATGAATTAGCAGATATATATGCAGATGCTAGTGATAAATGGGCGATCGCTTTATGTTTCACAACATTATTATCACTGACGATACACTCATTCTTCGTTTATGATGCCGCTGTCACTCCAGGAGTATGGTATTTAGTAGCAAGTGCCATTACTTTAGTAGCCATTACCTATCGTAGTTGGCGAGAACCCACAGATTGGGCATTTTACGCCATTGGTTGGTGTGTAGAATTATTCCTAGCTGAAGTATTAGCCTTTGGAGAACGTTCGACAATTAGAGTGGCGATCGCTAATATTGCTTTAGGTTTATTCACCCAACTTTTAGGGGAATGGTGGCGACGACGATATCAGCCTGAAAAGCTTCCTAGCAGTTTACATATTTTACCTTTAGTTTATGGCGCATTTAGTGTTGTACTCCGTTTAAACGCTTTTACCGAATGGACAGGTTTATTTACCTTGGGTGTAGCGTTAATCATTATTGGTGTCGGGAGACGACACCCAGATTTCAAACCTCTGCTGTACTTTGGCATTATTGGCGTATCAATTTCTGCCTATGAACTCTTGTTCTATCAAATGTTCCAAGCCACAGGCGGCGGTTTTGGCGATGCTTTAATTGCCATGTCCACTTTGGGGACAAGCATCATGTTAGTTTACAGCCGATTATCCCCTTGGTTAAGCCAATACTTACGCCTCAGCCGCGCAGAAATCCAAGGCATCGCCCATCTACACTGGGCTTGGAGTAGTGTACTATTAATGGCTGCCATTACCTTGCCCATTCAAAGTAACCGTCTTGTGGGATTGGGTACAGGGGCATTATTAATTGTGTATGCCATTTTTCAAGGACGAGGTACTAGTAATTCGCCCCGTGTTCTGGGCAGAATCACCGTAGAAGAAATGTGGGTTTACCTCGGCTTATTAGAAGCAGCCGGAATGCGAGTTTATTGGCGAGAAACTGCCGTTGGACAGTGGATAACCGGGCCGTTAGTACCTTGGAATGGGGCTATTGCTTGTTTAACAGCTTACTTCTTATACAGCTTACCTTGGGAAAATTGGGGTTGGTCAAAAAGACCTTGGCAACTTGCTGCATACATTCTGCCATTAATAATTTTATGGGAAACTAGACTGCCAGTTTACCCAATGACACTGCTCATAGTCGCGGGATTTTACCTCATCTTAGCTAAGGTGAGTAACAATATCCGGGTGACATATATCAGCGTCGCCTTAATTGATTGGGCATTATTTAAATGGTTGCATCAATTAAATCTCACTGATGCCTTGTGGTATTTTACCGCCAGTGGATTATCACTGTTGTACATTGCCCAAATTGATCCACAGCTAAAACTACCTGAATATAAATCATCTCGGCACATTGTCAGACTTGTAGGTATGAGTTTAATTTGTGGATGGGCGCTGTTCTTTCATCAAAATAGAGTTTTTATTCCCGGAATATTCAGTCTCATTGCTATTTTTGCCGGATTAGCTTTGCGGATTCGCGCTTTTCTCTATGTCGGGACAGCTACTTTTTTAATTACCAGCATTTATCAATTAGTCATTCTTAGCTTAAATTACCCGTTTTTAAAATGGGTGATTGGTTTGCTACTGGGCATTTTACTCATTTATATCGCCGCCAACTTTGAAACTCACCGCACCCAAATTAATAGCTTACTTCGCAACCGCAGTCATGAATTGGATCAATGGGAGTAA
- a CDS encoding NifU family protein — MTNLEEFVEEINRFEAIISEWDESQRCVAVGLKRAIEALHKEALTRLIKSLKQESISALRQAADDEVVYAVLLYHDLVKPPLPPILQRIQAALEEVRPGLKSHNGDIELVAFKPPDTVEVKLIGTCSSCPASHLTLSQGVEQSIKNYCPEINNVVAVGDRSTVDNTNTGLTTPFPPTITTAWVRVATVEQIPDLGIYAPKVAGHALILYRQGDRITCYRNACSHLASPLDTGKVENGIITCPVHGFQYQLDTGQCLTADVPLQSYLVQIKGDKVFVKFSR, encoded by the coding sequence ATGACAAACCTCGAAGAATTCGTTGAAGAAATTAACCGCTTTGAGGCAATTATATCTGAGTGGGATGAAAGTCAAAGGTGTGTAGCTGTCGGTCTGAAACGAGCGATTGAAGCTTTGCATAAAGAAGCATTGACACGGTTGATTAAAAGCCTCAAACAAGAATCAATTTCAGCTTTGCGTCAGGCTGCGGATGATGAGGTTGTGTATGCAGTTTTGCTGTATCATGACTTAGTTAAACCACCACTTCCACCAATATTACAACGCATTCAAGCCGCCTTAGAAGAAGTCCGTCCGGGATTAAAAAGTCACAATGGAGATATAGAATTAGTCGCCTTTAAACCACCTGATACTGTAGAAGTTAAATTAATAGGAACTTGCAGTAGTTGTCCAGCTTCTCATTTGACTTTATCTCAGGGAGTGGAACAGTCAATCAAAAATTATTGTCCAGAAATTAATAACGTAGTTGCGGTTGGCGATCGCTCTACGGTAGATAATACCAACACTGGTTTAACTACTCCTTTTCCGCCCACAATTACAACTGCTTGGGTGAGGGTAGCAACTGTTGAGCAAATTCCCGATTTAGGCATATATGCTCCAAAAGTTGCCGGACATGCGCTCATTTTATATCGGCAAGGCGATCGCATTACCTGTTACCGCAACGCTTGTTCTCATTTAGCCTCGCCCCTGGATACTGGTAAAGTGGAAAATGGGATCATCACCTGTCCTGTACACGGATTTCAATATCAACTAGATACTGGGCAATGTTTGACGGCTGATGTACCTTTACAGTCATATTTAGTTCAGATTAAGGGTGATAAGGTGTTTGTGAAATTTTCTCGGTGA
- a CDS encoding hydrogenase small subunit: protein MTNVLWLQGGACSGNTMSFLNAEEPTVCDLIADFGINVLWHPSLGLELGNNLQTLLWDCILGKIPLDILVFEGSVVNAPNGTGEWNRFADRPMKDWLIDLAQAASFIVAVGDCATWGGIPAMSPNPSESQGLQFLKREEGGFLGKDFRAKSGLPVINIPGCPAHPDWITQILVAIATGRIADIALDELNRPQTFFNTYTQTGCTRNVHFAYKASTAEFGQRKGCLFYDLGCRGPMTHSSCNRILWNRVSSKTRAGMPCLGCTEPEFPFFDLKPGTVFKTQTVMGVPKELPPGVNKKDYALLTMVAKDAAPPWAEEDFFTV from the coding sequence ATGACTAACGTACTCTGGCTGCAAGGTGGTGCCTGTTCGGGCAACACCATGTCGTTTCTGAATGCCGAAGAACCGACCGTCTGTGACCTCATTGCTGACTTTGGCATTAACGTGCTTTGGCATCCTTCCTTGGGGTTAGAATTAGGCAACAACTTACAAACCCTTCTGTGGGACTGCATTCTCGGCAAAATTCCCCTCGATATTTTGGTATTTGAAGGCAGTGTAGTCAACGCCCCCAACGGTACAGGTGAATGGAATCGGTTCGCCGATCGCCCGATGAAAGATTGGTTAATCGACCTAGCCCAAGCTGCCAGCTTTATAGTTGCTGTCGGAGATTGTGCCACATGGGGCGGAATTCCCGCAATGTCTCCCAACCCCAGCGAATCCCAAGGCTTACAATTCCTTAAACGTGAAGAAGGCGGCTTTTTAGGTAAAGACTTCCGCGCTAAATCTGGTTTACCTGTGATTAACATTCCGGGATGTCCCGCACACCCTGACTGGATAACGCAGATATTAGTGGCGATCGCTACCGGACGCATTGCTGATATTGCTTTGGATGAACTAAATCGCCCCCAAACCTTCTTCAACACCTACACCCAAACAGGCTGTACTCGCAACGTCCACTTTGCCTACAAAGCCTCAACCGCCGAATTTGGTCAACGTAAAGGCTGTCTCTTCTACGACTTAGGCTGTCGCGGCCCCATGACTCACTCATCCTGCAACCGCATCCTCTGGAACCGCGTCTCATCCAAAACCCGCGCCGGAATGCCCTGTTTAGGTTGTACAGAACCAGAATTTCCCTTCTTTGACCTCAAACCCGGAACCGTCTTTAAAACCCAAACCGTCATGGGCGTTCCCAAAGAACTACCACCAGGAGTCAACAAAAAAGACTACGCCCTCCTCACAATGGTCGCTAAAGATGCAGCGCCACCTTGGGCAGAGGAGGATTTTTTCACAGTTTAG
- a CDS encoding nickel-dependent hydrogenase large subunit → MGKQTLDISPVGRVEGDLDVRVEIADGYVVNAWTHAELFRGFEIILRGKDPQAGLIVTPRICGICGGSHLTSASWALDTAWGTEVPRNAILARNLGQIVETIQSIPRYFYGLFAIDLTNKNYRSSRFYDEAVRRFSAFTGKSYEIGVTISAKPVEIYALLGGQWPHSSYMVPGGVMCAPTLTDITRAWAILEYFRTNWLEPVWLGCSLERYEEIQTYDDFMNWLDEDIKHRESDLGFYWRMGLDIGLDRYGAGVGKYVTWGYLAHEDRYQKPTIEGRNAAMIMKGGVYDSFTDTHSLMDQSFARENLTHSWYDEGTANIHPSDRTTKPTANNTKDFENAYSWASAVLHKDFGRLEAGPLARQLVAGGNHGESWQHHDGFILDVFKKTGGANIHVRQLARLHELVKLYRQAEHCLREFVLNDPWYIKPTEKDGKGWGATEAARGALCHWVEIEGGKIKNYQVIAPGTWNIGPRDGEGKRGPIEEALIGTPIEDPTDPVEVGHVARSFDSCLVCTVHAHDAKTGEELARFRTA, encoded by the coding sequence ATGGGAAAACAAACATTAGATATATCACCCGTCGGGAGAGTCGAGGGTGATTTAGATGTCCGCGTCGAAATCGCTGATGGCTATGTAGTCAACGCCTGGACTCACGCCGAACTCTTTCGCGGTTTTGAAATCATCCTCCGTGGCAAAGACCCTCAAGCCGGATTAATTGTCACACCCCGGATTTGCGGTATTTGCGGCGGTTCTCACCTCACCTCTGCATCCTGGGCTTTGGATACAGCCTGGGGTACAGAAGTGCCACGCAACGCCATCTTAGCCAGAAACCTCGGTCAAATCGTCGAAACTATCCAAAGTATCCCCCGCTACTTTTATGGATTGTTCGCCATTGACTTAACAAATAAAAACTACCGTAGTAGTCGCTTCTATGATGAAGCAGTCCGCCGCTTTTCTGCGTTCACCGGGAAATCTTACGAAATTGGCGTAACTATTTCCGCCAAACCAGTAGAAATTTACGCCCTCTTGGGTGGACAATGGCCGCACTCTAGTTATATGGTTCCTGGTGGCGTGATGTGCGCCCCCACCCTCACCGACATTACCCGCGCCTGGGCAATTCTCGAATACTTCCGCACCAACTGGCTAGAACCAGTATGGTTAGGCTGTTCTTTAGAACGCTACGAAGAAATCCAAACTTACGATGACTTCATGAACTGGTTAGATGAAGACATCAAACATCGTGAATCTGACTTAGGCTTTTATTGGCGGATGGGTCTAGATATTGGTTTAGATAGATATGGTGCTGGTGTTGGTAAATACGTCACCTGGGGATATTTAGCCCATGAGGATAGATACCAAAAGCCCACCATTGAAGGGCGTAATGCAGCGATGATTATGAAGGGTGGTGTGTATGACAGTTTCACAGACACCCACAGCCTAATGGATCAGTCCTTCGCCCGCGAGAATCTCACCCATTCTTGGTATGATGAAGGGACAGCAAATATTCATCCAAGCGATCGCACGACAAAACCCACTGCCAATAATACAAAAGACTTCGAGAATGCTTATTCTTGGGCGAGTGCAGTTTTACACAAAGACTTCGGACGTTTAGAAGCTGGCCCTTTAGCACGTCAATTAGTAGCTGGCGGTAATCACGGCGAATCTTGGCAACATCATGATGGGTTTATTCTTGATGTGTTTAAAAAAACGGGTGGTGCTAACATTCACGTCCGTCAGTTAGCCAGACTCCACGAACTAGTGAAATTGTATCGCCAAGCCGAACATTGTCTGCGTGAATTTGTCTTAAATGACCCTTGGTATATTAAACCCACAGAAAAAGACGGCAAAGGTTGGGGCGCAACTGAAGCGGCGCGGGGTGCTTTGTGTCACTGGGTAGAAATAGAGGGCGGTAAGATTAAGAACTATCAAGTCATTGCACCAGGAACGTGGAATATCGGCCCCCGTGACGGTGAAGGTAAACGCGGCCCCATTGAGGAAGCTTTGATCGGGACACCTATTGAAGATCCGACTGATCCTGTAGAAGTTGGTCACGTCGCGCGATCGTTTGATTCTTGTTTGGTGTGTACAGTTCACGCCCATGATGCGAAGACAGGCGAAGAGTTGGCACGTTTTCGGACTGCGTAA